A part of Myxococcales bacterium genomic DNA contains:
- a CDS encoding tetratricopeptide repeat protein encodes MSLWGFEHQLEPQRLVLRERFSRPSPDPEVGRTLAEVELHLRKLSDAEATLRRVIELAPGDAETYLALERVLVQENKVPEAIVVLEKLVAVEPRRARELYQRMAQYALQIYRDDDAIKYAARASS; translated from the coding sequence GTGTCGCTGTGGGGCTTCGAGCACCAGCTCGAGCCCCAGCGTCTCGTGCTGCGCGAGCGGTTCTCGCGCCCGTCGCCCGACCCCGAGGTGGGGCGCACGCTGGCCGAGGTCGAGCTTCACCTCCGCAAGCTGTCCGACGCAGAGGCGACCCTCCGCCGCGTCATCGAGCTCGCGCCCGGCGACGCGGAGACGTATCTCGCGCTCGAGCGGGTGCTGGTCCAAGAGAACAAGGTCCCCGAGGCCATCGTCGTCCTCGAGAAGCTCGTCGCGGTGGAGCCCCGCCGGGCGCGCGAGCTCTACCAACGCATGGCCCAGTACGCCCTGCAGATCTACCGCGACGACGACGCCATCAAGTACGCCGCGCGGGCGTCGAGCTGA
- a CDS encoding tetratricopeptide repeat protein yields MRSLAKAALLVSLALVASVPRSAGADAAASPLRRGLAELEASKYDDAERSLRDVKGEGEPLAKAALAELLVTRGKYEDADRLAATVGGSAAAKATATLVRARALAAVGKRADAARLLEGQKGSAGVEGRRIRLMLGELLLQLGKHAEAEPVLMTLIADFNSDAIVATDAEGLALAGRAAHLLRVPRDANTLFNQSERADKKRVATLLARGELFLEKYNPGLAEEVLREALALAPKNPDVLVAIARVKLEQTMDFGAANKLLAEALATNPRHTGALAVRAGIALHDMEIPEAETSIRAGLAVDPGNIELIALAATARFLDDDAAGFQARKREALAKNPESAEFFRVVAELAEWEHRYDDIVAMMEEAVRVDPEDVRAWAILGLTALRNGDETRGLEAIRKAWRKDSYNVRVKNTLDLYEKRIALEYETAATGAFKVRYPKAEKAVLERYVPRLAGEAWASMKARYGFVPKKPVYLEFYAGREPFSVRTSGLPNTGIQGVCFGPVVAAISPGSEPFNWGNVVWHELGHVFAIQQSKNHVPRWFTEGLSEYETIARRSEWQRELDPELYLALKKGRLPGAVSMNRAFTHATNGADVSVAYYASSQMLVFTVETFGMARVVKALELWGAGKRTPQVLQEAFGVPPEQYDARFRAWALARLSRYDRQYVFDDRPATVEEATAKVKAAPNDATAHAALAFAMTVAHDKGAKAELDAALKLDPKNADANYLAAKVAAKDPAEVERRARVLTDNGHDGYDARMLLAEAAQAKKDKAATRHALESARRFDASRPDPLKGLLELALEDNRKGDVLPLVRELAKLEQHDTTLWRAYTAQLVEAKAWAELVAVGESAVFVDVGRADVHLDYARGLLETGRVAQAEFEVESARLTQPQPKSLAKVELMTARVRVAQGKKDLAKSALAEAAKLDPESAEIKAFEIR; encoded by the coding sequence ATGCGATCTCTCGCCAAAGCGGCGCTCCTCGTCTCGCTCGCCCTCGTCGCCTCGGTCCCCCGAAGCGCCGGCGCAGACGCCGCCGCGAGCCCCCTCCGTCGCGGGCTCGCCGAGCTCGAGGCCTCCAAGTACGACGACGCCGAGCGATCCCTTCGCGACGTGAAGGGCGAAGGCGAGCCGCTCGCCAAGGCCGCGCTCGCCGAGCTCCTCGTGACGCGCGGCAAGTACGAGGACGCTGACCGCCTCGCGGCGACGGTGGGCGGCTCCGCGGCCGCGAAGGCGACCGCCACGCTCGTGCGCGCTCGTGCGCTCGCCGCCGTGGGCAAGCGCGCCGACGCCGCGAGGCTCCTCGAGGGCCAGAAGGGCTCCGCCGGCGTGGAGGGGCGGCGGATTCGCCTCATGCTCGGCGAGCTGTTGCTCCAGCTCGGCAAGCACGCCGAGGCCGAGCCCGTGCTGATGACCCTCATCGCGGACTTCAACAGCGACGCCATCGTCGCGACCGACGCGGAGGGGCTCGCGCTCGCCGGCCGCGCCGCCCACCTGCTCCGCGTCCCCCGCGACGCCAACACGCTCTTCAACCAGAGCGAGCGAGCCGACAAGAAGCGGGTGGCCACCCTGCTCGCGCGCGGCGAGCTGTTCCTCGAGAAGTACAACCCCGGCCTGGCCGAGGAGGTCCTCCGCGAGGCCCTCGCCCTCGCGCCGAAGAACCCCGACGTGCTCGTCGCGATCGCCCGCGTGAAGCTCGAGCAGACCATGGACTTCGGCGCGGCCAACAAGCTCCTCGCCGAGGCGCTCGCCACGAACCCACGGCACACGGGCGCGCTCGCCGTGCGCGCGGGCATCGCGCTCCACGACATGGAGATCCCCGAGGCCGAGACGTCCATCCGCGCCGGGCTCGCCGTCGACCCCGGCAACATCGAGCTCATCGCGCTCGCCGCGACCGCCCGCTTCCTCGACGACGACGCGGCGGGCTTCCAGGCGCGCAAGCGCGAGGCGCTCGCCAAGAACCCGGAGAGCGCCGAGTTCTTCCGGGTCGTCGCGGAGCTCGCCGAGTGGGAGCACCGCTACGACGACATCGTGGCCATGATGGAGGAGGCGGTCCGCGTCGACCCCGAGGACGTACGCGCGTGGGCGATCCTCGGCCTCACGGCGCTGCGAAACGGCGACGAGACGCGAGGGCTCGAGGCCATTCGAAAGGCGTGGCGCAAGGACTCGTACAACGTGCGGGTGAAGAACACGCTCGACCTCTACGAGAAGCGCATCGCCCTCGAATACGAGACCGCGGCCACCGGCGCGTTCAAGGTGCGGTACCCAAAGGCCGAGAAGGCGGTGCTCGAGCGCTACGTGCCTCGCCTCGCGGGCGAGGCCTGGGCGAGCATGAAGGCGAGGTACGGATTCGTCCCGAAAAAGCCTGTGTATCTCGAGTTTTACGCCGGTCGTGAGCCCTTCAGCGTGCGGACGAGCGGCCTGCCGAACACCGGCATCCAGGGCGTGTGCTTCGGCCCCGTGGTGGCCGCTATCAGCCCGGGGAGCGAGCCGTTCAACTGGGGCAACGTCGTTTGGCACGAGCTCGGCCACGTGTTCGCGATTCAGCAATCGAAGAACCACGTGCCGAGGTGGTTCACCGAGGGGCTGTCCGAATACGAGACCATCGCGCGGCGGTCGGAGTGGCAGCGCGAGCTCGACCCCGAGCTCTACCTCGCGCTGAAGAAGGGGCGGCTGCCCGGTGCAGTGAGCATGAACCGCGCCTTCACCCACGCCACGAACGGCGCCGACGTGTCGGTCGCGTATTACGCCTCGAGCCAGATGCTCGTGTTCACCGTCGAGACGTTCGGCATGGCCCGGGTGGTCAAGGCGCTCGAGCTGTGGGGCGCCGGAAAGCGCACGCCGCAGGTCCTCCAGGAGGCCTTCGGCGTCCCCCCGGAGCAGTACGACGCCCGCTTCCGCGCCTGGGCCCTCGCGCGGCTCTCTCGCTACGACCGGCAGTACGTCTTCGACGACCGCCCCGCCACCGTGGAGGAGGCGACGGCGAAGGTGAAGGCCGCGCCGAACGACGCCACCGCGCACGCGGCGCTGGCGTTCGCCATGACGGTGGCCCACGACAAGGGCGCGAAGGCGGAGCTCGACGCCGCGTTGAAGCTCGACCCGAAGAACGCCGACGCGAACTACCTGGCGGCGAAGGTCGCGGCGAAGGACCCGGCCGAGGTCGAGCGACGCGCGCGTGTCCTCACCGACAACGGCCACGACGGCTACGACGCGCGCATGCTCCTCGCCGAGGCGGCGCAGGCCAAGAAGGACAAGGCCGCGACCCGGCACGCGCTCGAGAGCGCGCGGCGCTTCGACGCGAGCCGCCCCGATCCGCTGAAGGGTCTGTTGGAGCTCGCCCTCGAGGACAACCGCAAGGGGGACGTCCTGCCGCTCGTCCGAGAGCTCGCGAAGCTCGAGCAGCACGACACCACCCTCTGGCGCGCCTACACCGCCCAGCTCGTCGAGGCGAAGGCCTGGGCGGAGCTCGTGGCGGTCGGCGAGTCGGCGGTGTTCGTCGACGTGGGCCGCGCCGACGTGCACCTCGACTACGCGCGTGGGCTCCTCGAGACGGGGCGCGTCGCGCAGGCCGAGTTCGAGGTCGAGAGCGCGCGACTCACGCAGCCGCAGCCGAAGAGCCTGGCGAAGGTCGAGCTCATGACCGCGCGCGTGAGGGTCGCGCAGGGCAAAAAGGACCTGGCCAAGAGCGCGCTCGCCGAGGCCGCGAAGCTCGACCCGGAGAGCGCCGAGATCAAGGCATTCGAGATCCGCTAG
- a CDS encoding PrsW family intramembrane metalloprotease, with translation MYPQQHQAPQPPRAGKRPDPEGGRKMAGIVLYILGMLFGGFLLFALFLVPPAFSNDPGTAYTSMAIGAVLALPPLLIYLWVPWVVDRYDPEPLWALMMCLAWGGIAACGMSAVVNTFFGAVAAGIGGPQFGDAVGACVSAPIVEEFFKAIAVFGVFYFAKREFDGIVDAIVYATFAALGFAAIENIIYYGRAAQAEFAGRENILAGTFIIRGVLAPWGHPLYTSMTGIGFGLARETEKAWVRWTAPIMGYFGAVFLHFVWNTSATISNNLPLLMLPLWLLFVLAFFGLLLWLVVRKGRIIRKNLEDELLLGNMTLQELELVTSPVAHMRATFSWGGAPGRAFVDAACRLSLSKWHAGRATRARKATVSADFVAPLRQDLHKLRDAMSKSLGRQLPQPVPWTPGQGPLRR, from the coding sequence ATGTACCCGCAGCAGCACCAAGCGCCCCAGCCGCCCCGGGCCGGCAAGCGCCCGGATCCCGAGGGCGGCCGCAAGATGGCGGGCATCGTCCTCTACATCCTCGGGATGTTGTTCGGGGGCTTCCTCCTGTTCGCGCTGTTCCTCGTGCCGCCCGCGTTCTCCAACGACCCCGGCACGGCGTACACGTCGATGGCGATCGGCGCCGTCCTCGCGCTGCCGCCGCTCCTCATCTACCTGTGGGTCCCCTGGGTGGTCGACCGCTACGATCCAGAGCCGCTCTGGGCCCTGATGATGTGCCTCGCGTGGGGCGGCATCGCCGCGTGCGGCATGTCGGCCGTGGTGAACACCTTCTTCGGCGCGGTCGCCGCGGGAATAGGCGGGCCGCAGTTCGGGGACGCGGTCGGCGCGTGTGTGAGCGCGCCGATCGTCGAGGAGTTCTTCAAGGCCATCGCCGTCTTCGGTGTGTTCTACTTTGCCAAGCGGGAGTTCGACGGCATCGTCGACGCGATCGTCTACGCCACGTTCGCCGCGCTCGGCTTCGCCGCCATCGAGAACATCATTTACTATGGGCGGGCCGCGCAGGCCGAGTTCGCGGGCCGCGAGAACATCCTCGCGGGCACGTTCATCATTCGCGGAGTGCTGGCCCCGTGGGGACACCCGCTCTACACGTCGATGACCGGGATCGGCTTCGGGCTCGCGCGCGAGACCGAGAAGGCCTGGGTGCGCTGGACCGCCCCGATCATGGGCTATTTCGGGGCCGTCTTCCTGCACTTCGTGTGGAACACCTCGGCCACGATCTCGAACAACCTGCCGCTCCTCATGTTGCCGCTGTGGCTGCTGTTCGTGCTCGCCTTCTTCGGCTTGCTCCTGTGGCTCGTGGTGCGGAAGGGGCGAATCATCCGCAAGAACCTCGAGGACGAGCTCTTGCTCGGGAACATGACGCTCCAGGAGCTCGAGCTCGTCACCTCCCCCGTCGCCCACATGCGCGCGACGTTCAGCTGGGGCGGGGCCCCGGGCCGCGCCTTCGTCGACGCCGCGTGCCGCCTCTCGCTCAGCAAGTGGCACGCCGGCCGCGCCACCCGCGCGCGGAAGGCGACCGTGAGCGCCGACTTCGTCGCTCCGCTACGACAGGACCTCCACAAGCTGCGCGACGCGATGTCGAAGAGCCTCGGTCGGCAGCTGCCGCAGCCGGTCCCCTGGACGCCGGGCCAGGGCCCGCTCCGTCGCTGA
- a CDS encoding ABC transporter permease has protein sequence MSRASAPWRAAWFAPLVALVVLGVALSLARPDTFASPQNLATMARQTVVVGIAAVGMTLVIVHGGIDLSVGSTVALTTVVIASALRAGAGPFTAALAGIATATTAGLANGLMVARLRLPPFIVTLGTMSVLRGLAKGSPTSRRSTRTRAASTRSSRRARGCSRSCPRGCSSPCSSRPSRGSRSGTRAGVATCTRWARARRPPGSRASRSSVCACSCTCSPARCSGSRASWSSPRSPWAIPQTRWGSSSRSSPPSSSEALRSRAVRGASRARSSGPS, from the coding sequence GTGAGCCGCGCGAGCGCGCCTTGGCGAGCCGCGTGGTTCGCGCCGCTCGTGGCGCTGGTCGTCCTCGGCGTGGCGCTCAGCCTCGCGCGGCCGGACACCTTCGCGAGCCCCCAGAACCTCGCGACCATGGCGCGCCAGACCGTGGTGGTGGGCATCGCGGCCGTGGGGATGACGCTCGTCATCGTGCACGGCGGGATCGATCTCTCGGTCGGCTCGACCGTGGCCCTCACGACCGTGGTCATCGCCTCGGCGCTGAGGGCGGGCGCGGGCCCCTTCACCGCGGCCCTCGCGGGCATCGCCACCGCGACCACCGCCGGGCTCGCGAACGGCCTGATGGTGGCGCGCCTGCGCCTCCCTCCTTTCATCGTCACGCTCGGCACGATGAGCGTCCTCCGCGGGCTCGCGAAGGGCTCGCCCACGAGCAGAAGATCGACGCGGACCCGCGCGGCCTCGACGCGCTCCTCACGCCGGGCTCGGGGGTGTTCGCGATCGTGCCCGCGGGGGTGTTCGTCGCCCTGCTCGTCGCGGCCCTCGCGGGGATCGCGCTCGGGTACACGCGCGGGGGTCGCCACGTGTACGCGGTGGGCTCGAGCGAGGCGACCGCCCGGCTCGCGGGCATCGAGGTCGAGCGTGTGCGCGTGCTCGTGTACATGCTCGCCGGCGCGCTGCTCGGGCTCGCGGGCCTCATGGAGTTCTCCACGCTCACCGTGGGCGATCCCACAGACTCGGTGGGGCTCGAGCTCGAGGTCATCGCCGCCGTCGTCATCGGAGGCGCTTCGCTCTCGGGCGGTCAGGGGAGCATCTCGGGCTCGCTCGTCGGGGCCTTCTTGA
- a CDS encoding nucleoside kinase, which yields MSRPPVDEVIRVAEGFHEKWIGRVADAVASRADRVKIIAIAGPSSSGKTTFIKRLTTQLRVNGLRPRALSLDDYYVDRERTVRDERGEYDFEAFEALDSTLLQDHLARLMRGERLRTAKYDFVLGKSLPQGGAELCLEKEDVLLLEGIHGLNPALVGSAVPEEARFGIFVHPATTLAFDRASVFAPDDLRLLRRIVRDRHSRNYTAADTITRWPSVRRGELCHIYPTLQADVVFDSALVYDERAHDLRRALPARGCLLTPRVHHVPPAELDRPLS from the coding sequence GTGTCTCGGCCTCCGGTCGACGAGGTCATCCGCGTGGCCGAAGGCTTCCACGAGAAGTGGATAGGTCGCGTCGCCGACGCGGTCGCGAGCCGCGCCGATCGCGTCAAGATCATCGCCATCGCGGGGCCCTCGTCTTCGGGCAAGACCACGTTCATCAAGCGCCTCACCACGCAGCTCCGCGTGAACGGCCTTCGCCCGCGTGCGCTCTCGCTCGACGACTACTACGTAGACCGTGAGCGCACCGTGCGCGACGAGCGAGGCGAGTACGACTTCGAGGCGTTCGAGGCGCTCGACTCCACCCTGCTCCAGGACCACCTCGCGCGCCTCATGCGCGGTGAGCGGCTGCGCACGGCCAAGTACGACTTCGTGCTGGGCAAGAGCCTCCCCCAGGGCGGCGCGGAGCTGTGCCTCGAGAAGGAAGACGTGCTGCTCCTCGAGGGCATCCACGGCCTGAACCCCGCTCTCGTGGGCTCGGCGGTCCCCGAGGAGGCGCGCTTCGGGATCTTCGTGCACCCTGCGACCACCCTCGCGTTCGACCGCGCGAGCGTCTTCGCGCCCGACGACCTCCGACTGCTCCGCCGCATCGTGCGTGATCGGCACTCACGAAACTACACCGCGGCCGACACCATCACCCGCTGGCCGTCGGTCCGCCGGGGCGAGCTGTGCCACATCTACCCCACGCTGCAGGCCGACGTGGTGTTCGACTCGGCCCTCGTCTACGACGAGCGTGCTCATGACCTACGCAGAGCGCTACCTGCTCGAGGGTGCCTCCTCACACCCCGCGTTCACCACGTTCCGCCTGCGGAACTTGATAGACCACTTTCGTGA
- a CDS encoding CPBP family intramembrane metalloprotease yields MTEQAEREGEALTDKPGAWVDLALTLPIFVLYHLSVVFLRVKNATDMLTGELLHLADGSTTAYLGITFAIGVVFAGTFAFLGRGHAFRPGKFVQIAFEGVLYAALMRMAAGVVMERLFAGHIDEGSRFTGFVMSLGAGFYEELAFRVLLYGVGAKMLLAFFAEPQTSFVASSGAKLTLRSMGILVAWGVASSLLFSGFHYVGALGDPWKLTSFVFRLLLGLALTLIYATRGFAAAVWTHAAYDVWVLVFR; encoded by the coding sequence ATGACCGAGCAGGCAGAGCGCGAGGGCGAGGCCCTCACAGACAAGCCGGGAGCGTGGGTCGACCTCGCGCTCACCCTGCCTATCTTCGTGCTCTACCACCTGTCGGTGGTCTTCCTTCGCGTGAAGAACGCGACCGACATGCTCACCGGCGAGCTGCTCCACCTCGCCGACGGCAGCACCACCGCGTACCTGGGCATCACCTTCGCGATCGGCGTCGTGTTCGCGGGCACGTTCGCGTTCCTCGGTCGCGGCCACGCGTTTCGCCCTGGCAAGTTCGTCCAGATCGCCTTCGAGGGCGTGCTCTACGCGGCGCTCATGCGCATGGCGGCCGGCGTCGTGATGGAGCGCCTGTTCGCCGGCCACATCGACGAGGGCTCGCGGTTCACGGGCTTCGTGATGTCGCTCGGCGCCGGGTTCTACGAGGAGCTCGCCTTCCGCGTGCTGCTCTACGGCGTGGGCGCCAAGATGCTCCTGGCGTTCTTCGCGGAGCCGCAGACGAGCTTCGTCGCGTCGTCGGGGGCGAAGCTCACCCTGCGGTCCATGGGCATCCTCGTCGCGTGGGGCGTGGCGTCTTCGCTGCTCTTCAGCGGCTTCCACTACGTGGGCGCGCTCGGCGATCCGTGGAAGCTCACCTCGTTCGTCTTCCGTCTCCTCCTCGGGCTCGCCCTGACCCTCATCTACGCGACCCGCGGCTTCGCTGCGGCCGTGTGGACGCACGCCGCCTACGACGTGTGGGTGCTCGTGTTCCGGTGA
- a CDS encoding Hpt domain-containing protein, producing MSARDAELARLLLKELERHARTLAGGDAEDVTRALHSLKGSVGLAGESELASALIRLERRHSRGEESARSEALELLRRAAARVRDGLPALESLWPEPPRDLESATPPPALRVEYISSVTERLSALDLSLGERDTAAITRQLHTLKGAASAVGDDAMAWFCHGLEEVLRRGNAPEGSLDDALAEIARHRPTLSALLDDPAHALELLRAPRSGRSEAPATVHPALSTHTVRIELSSVDALLDGFAVSRAVRDGMGARAMADLKAAAELRGLRTDLADALRHIGPPRPWGAPAAALAQVARVARRVAALADELDRRAQAAHDADATLREVNDGARQHLSAMRQTPARELFTQLSAAVATEAKRAGRAVQVVVRGGDEMLDRRLMERLLDPCLALARNAVAHGIEPGHARAALGKPPTATVTLTARRTANRLALGVSDDGAGVDVGALRARALAAGAISPSLADLADDDTLLSLLFLPGFSTSTSADLLAGRGIGLALALSAVERLGGTLRFATLPGRGVEALIDLPVEVGLASVLWVHVRGVRHALLASHVLAVREPPASDTDERAPHLGDCLEPQAPSSYRFVLELGERADTPSFKVGVDAIEGPDTALVRPVGRLVLGLGPYAGAIVQGDGGVTLVLDAALLAPRARALTLVADNARLGEPPRGPA from the coding sequence TTGAGCGCGCGTGACGCCGAGCTCGCGCGGCTGCTCCTCAAGGAGCTCGAGCGCCACGCGCGCACGCTGGCTGGCGGCGACGCCGAGGACGTGACCCGCGCGCTCCACTCGCTGAAGGGATCGGTCGGGCTGGCCGGTGAGAGCGAGCTCGCGAGCGCGCTGATCCGACTGGAGCGCAGGCACTCGCGCGGGGAGGAGAGCGCCCGCTCGGAAGCGCTCGAGCTCTTGCGCCGCGCGGCCGCGCGCGTCCGCGATGGGCTCCCCGCCCTCGAGTCGCTGTGGCCAGAGCCGCCCCGCGATCTCGAGTCGGCCACTCCGCCGCCCGCATTGCGTGTAGAATACATCTCCAGCGTCACCGAGCGCCTCTCCGCGCTCGACCTCTCGCTCGGCGAGCGGGACACCGCGGCGATCACCCGTCAGCTGCACACGCTGAAGGGAGCAGCGAGCGCGGTGGGCGACGACGCGATGGCCTGGTTCTGCCACGGCCTCGAAGAGGTGCTCCGCCGCGGGAACGCCCCGGAGGGCTCGCTCGATGACGCGCTGGCCGAGATCGCGCGGCACCGCCCTACGCTCTCGGCGCTCCTCGACGACCCTGCCCACGCGCTGGAGCTGCTCCGAGCGCCTCGCTCCGGGCGGAGCGAGGCGCCCGCGACCGTTCACCCCGCGCTCTCCACGCACACTGTGCGCATCGAGCTCTCCTCGGTCGATGCCCTCCTCGACGGCTTCGCGGTCTCGCGCGCGGTGCGCGACGGGATGGGCGCGCGCGCCATGGCCGACCTGAAGGCCGCCGCCGAGCTGCGCGGCCTGCGGACCGACCTCGCCGACGCCCTCCGACACATCGGGCCCCCGCGCCCCTGGGGGGCGCCCGCCGCCGCGCTCGCGCAGGTGGCGCGCGTGGCGCGTCGGGTGGCGGCGCTGGCCGACGAGCTCGACCGCCGCGCGCAGGCGGCCCACGACGCGGACGCGACCCTCCGCGAGGTCAACGACGGCGCCCGGCAGCACCTCTCGGCGATGCGCCAGACCCCCGCCCGCGAGCTCTTCACGCAGCTCTCCGCGGCCGTCGCGACGGAGGCGAAGCGCGCTGGACGGGCGGTGCAGGTCGTGGTGCGCGGCGGCGACGAGATGCTCGACCGGCGCTTGATGGAGCGTCTGCTCGATCCATGCCTCGCCCTGGCCCGAAACGCGGTCGCCCACGGCATCGAGCCCGGGCACGCGCGCGCGGCGCTGGGCAAGCCGCCCACGGCGACCGTCACCCTGACGGCCCGCCGCACCGCGAACCGCCTCGCGCTCGGCGTCAGCGACGACGGCGCGGGGGTCGACGTGGGGGCCCTCCGGGCGCGGGCCCTTGCCGCCGGCGCCATCAGCCCGTCGCTGGCCGACCTCGCCGACGACGACACGCTGCTCTCGCTGCTCTTCTTGCCGGGCTTCTCGACGTCGACGAGCGCCGACTTGCTGGCCGGACGTGGCATCGGGCTCGCGCTCGCGCTCTCCGCGGTCGAGCGGTTGGGTGGCACCTTGCGGTTCGCGACCCTGCCCGGGCGCGGCGTCGAGGCGCTCATCGACCTCCCCGTCGAGGTGGGGTTGGCGAGCGTGCTCTGGGTGCACGTGCGTGGCGTACGGCACGCGCTGCTGGCGTCGCACGTCCTCGCCGTTCGCGAGCCGCCGGCCTCGGACACGGACGAGCGCGCGCCCCACCTCGGCGACTGCCTCGAGCCGCAGGCGCCGTCGAGCTACCGGTTCGTCCTCGAGCTCGGCGAACGCGCCGACACGCCGTCGTTCAAGGTCGGTGTCGACGCGATCGAGGGCCCGGACACGGCGCTCGTGCGCCCTGTGGGGCGACTCGTCCTCGGGCTGGGCCCCTACGCCGGCGCGATCGTGCAGGGCGACGGTGGCGTCACTCTGGTGCTCGACGCTGCGCTGCTCGCGCCGCGGGCACGCGCGCTCACGCTCGTGGCCGACAACGCGCGCCTCGGCGAGCCCCCGCGAGGCCCCGCGTGA
- a CDS encoding YHYH protein, whose amino-acid sequence MEAHLAEYTMATRGPAWDIHAYEAGLGDLDKCNGLPITEPGAKYDYAYFATDTFPYFMGCYHGTPTPNR is encoded by the coding sequence GTGGAAGCTCACCTGGCCGAATACACGATGGCCACGCGCGGCCCCGCGTGGGACATCCACGCCTACGAGGCGGGCCTGGGCGATCTCGACAAGTGCAACGGACTGCCCATCACCGAGCCCGGCGCGAAGTACGACTACGCATACTTCGCGACCGACACGTTCCCCTACTTCATGGGCTGCTACCACGGCACGCCCACGCCGAACCGCTGA
- a CDS encoding HEAT repeat domain-containing protein, with translation MKAIALLARSKGEAAQLAMVGALTDPDVNVQRVALNAVGVAANQRATEEVVRVLREHRQWSVRTLACAALGRIGRAGGGTEPTAALRAAARAEPFALVREAALLGLVEADATAARALAAEMAKDDPEPRVRETAAKIARGAAAR, from the coding sequence GTGAAGGCGATCGCCCTCCTCGCGCGCTCCAAGGGAGAGGCCGCGCAGCTCGCCATGGTCGGCGCGCTCACCGATCCCGACGTGAACGTGCAGCGGGTGGCCCTGAACGCCGTCGGCGTCGCGGCGAACCAGCGGGCCACCGAGGAGGTCGTGCGCGTCCTGCGCGAGCACCGCCAGTGGTCGGTGCGCACCCTCGCCTGCGCGGCGCTCGGTCGCATCGGGAGGGCGGGCGGCGGCACGGAGCCGACGGCGGCGCTGCGAGCGGCGGCGCGCGCGGAGCCCTTCGCGCTCGTGCGCGAGGCGGCCCTGCTCGGCCTCGTCGAGGCGGACGCGACCGCGGCGCGCGCTCTCGCCGCGGAGATGGCCAAGGACGATCCAGAGCCGCGGGTCCGCGAGACGGCGGCCAAGATCGCGCGCGGCGCGGCCGCCCGCTGA
- a CDS encoding YHYH protein, with product MPLTPNGLQAKNYAFRIPRAPAAAAAPTDIPLLGNVAVTVTGIPIFGPTENPMDGYRDPVLDDRLRNLLDDCIGHTAPQGTYHFHARPECVIVSLGGENEVSCSRGRSTDTPSWRPSCAPTRPARPRSA from the coding sequence GTGCCGCTCACGCCCAACGGGCTCCAGGCAAAGAACTACGCGTTCAGGATCCCGCGCGCGCCGGCCGCCGCCGCCGCCCCGACCGACATCCCGCTGCTCGGCAACGTCGCCGTGACCGTCACCGGAATACCCATCTTCGGGCCCACCGAGAACCCCATGGACGGCTACCGCGACCCGGTCCTCGACGACCGCCTGCGCAACCTGCTCGACGACTGCATCGGCCACACCGCGCCCCAGGGCACTTACCACTTTCACGCGCGCCCGGAGTGCGTAATAGTGTCGTTGGGCGGCGAAAACGAGGTCTCGTGCTCGCGTGGTCGTTCGACGGATACCCCATCTTGGCGCCCATCGTGTGCACCGACGCGGCCTGCACGACCACGAAGCGCGTGA
- a CDS encoding cyclic nucleotide-binding domain-containing protein translates to MTTRPTPLPFAYGKRPEDLEVLARSSLLRGMHIKEVSTLLELLDQLALAPGTCVFREGDEGDAMYFVLEGEARLRRGQLELRPVGPGDHFGELRAPRRPRAGRLGAGLHRHAPRAALACALPLLRRKHPAAALHFTQGAGAPSATSSWP, encoded by the coding sequence ATGACGACACGCCCCACGCCGCTGCCCTTCGCCTACGGGAAGCGCCCCGAGGACCTCGAGGTCTTGGCGCGCTCCAGCCTGCTCCGCGGCATGCACATCAAGGAGGTCAGCACCCTCCTCGAGCTGCTCGATCAGCTCGCGCTCGCGCCCGGCACCTGTGTCTTTCGCGAAGGCGACGAGGGGGACGCCATGTACTTCGTCCTCGAGGGCGAGGCGCGCCTGCGGCGTGGCCAGCTCGAGCTTCGGCCCGTGGGGCCCGGCGACCACTTCGGCGAGCTCCGCGCTCCTCGGCGGCCGCGCGCGGGCCGCCTCGGTGCTGGCCTACACCGACATGCGCCTCGCGCGGCTCTCGCGTGCGCGCTACCTCTCCTTCGCCGAAAGCACCCTGCCGCTGCGCTGCACTTCACGCAGGGGGCTGGCGCACCCTCGGCGACGAGCTCGTGGCCATGA
- a CDS encoding GNAT family N-acetyltransferase → MSLARELEEERARPQTRLWIALGEGGDAGPIAGALLAWRVADELTILDVAVALAHRRRGYGRALVAFALRAAKGEGARVALLEVRASNTPARELYRSFGFEDGRVRRGYYADGEDGVEMHAPLT, encoded by the coding sequence GTGAGCCTCGCGCGCGAGCTCGAAGAGGAGCGTGCCCGCCCGCAGACCCGGCTCTGGATCGCGCTCGGCGAGGGGGGCGACGCGGGCCCAATCGCGGGTGCGCTCCTCGCCTGGCGGGTGGCCGACGAGCTCACGATCCTCGACGTCGCCGTGGCACTGGCCCACCGCCGCCGTGGGTACGGGCGCGCGCTGGTCGCGTTCGCCCTTCGCGCCGCGAAGGGGGAGGGCGCGCGGGTCGCGCTCCTCGAGGTCCGCGCGAGCAACACCCCCGCGCGGGAGCTCTATCGTAGCTTCGGGTTCGAGGACGGCCGGGTCCGCCGGGGCTACTACGCCGACGGCGAGGACGGCGTCGAGATGCACGCGCCGCTCACCTGA